A region of Staphylococcus sp. IVB6181 DNA encodes the following proteins:
- the nikB gene encoding nickel ABC transporter permease, whose translation MIIKQILSRIGQMILVLFVLSTITFILMKLSPGDPVNKLLHLDVANVSSEQIEQTKAQLGLNQPLLVQWWTWFSHILHLDFGTSIQTQEPVLSELIYFTPPTSVIAFGTLFITLVLSLTLGTLAAVYYRTWIDRVIRVVTSAFVSIPSFFLGMLFIYVFAQKLEILPAAGIDTLAGYIMPIIALSIGMSAYHIRLMRSTLIDLYRSREVKASRARGMSESYILFKDIFKPALIPVISIIGMSIGGLIGSSVVIENLFDIPGIGYFLVESIRSRDYPVVQGAVLMIGAFVVIGNTIADIIILFLDPTQRYQHLKHKPLWKKKAERRVKQL comes from the coding sequence ATGATAATTAAACAAATTCTATCTAGAATAGGACAAATGATCTTAGTATTGTTTGTCCTTTCTACTATTACGTTTATTTTGATGAAATTGTCTCCAGGCGATCCGGTGAATAAACTGCTGCATTTAGATGTTGCGAATGTCTCATCTGAGCAAATCGAACAAACTAAAGCACAACTCGGATTGAATCAGCCTTTACTTGTGCAATGGTGGACATGGTTTTCACATATCCTTCATCTAGACTTCGGCACAAGTATACAGACACAAGAACCTGTACTGAGTGAATTGATTTACTTTACACCGCCGACATCGGTAATCGCATTTGGGACGTTATTTATTACACTCGTACTATCATTAACGTTAGGGACATTAGCTGCGGTATATTACCGTACATGGATTGATCGTGTGATTCGTGTTGTAACTTCAGCGTTTGTCAGTATCCCGTCATTTTTCTTAGGGATGTTGTTCATTTATGTATTCGCACAGAAACTTGAAATCCTTCCTGCAGCCGGTATTGATACACTTGCAGGTTATATCATGCCGATTATTGCATTAAGCATAGGAATGAGTGCTTATCACATAAGATTGATGCGTTCGACACTGATTGATTTATATAGAAGCAGAGAAGTAAAAGCTTCTCGTGCCAGGGGAATGTCTGAAAGCTATATTTTATTTAAAGACATATTCAAACCTGCTTTAATCCCGGTTATTTCAATTATAGGGATGTCGATTGGCGGATTGATCGGCAGTTCCGTTGTTATTGAAAACCTTTTTGATATTCCCGGCATCGGTTACTTTTTAGTAGAAAGTATTCGTTCTAGAGATTACCCGGTTGTACAAGGTGCTGTATTGATGATAGGTGCTTTTGTCGTCATCGGTAATACGATAGCAGACATCATTATTTTATTCTTAGATCCGACACAGCGTTATCAGCATTTAAAACACAAGCCGTTATGGAAGAAGAAAGCAGAAAGGCGCGTGAAGCAATTATGA
- the trpB gene encoding tryptophan synthase subunit beta: MTHNTTQPIQTEADALGFFGSYGGRYVPETLMPAIQELRQAYEAAKEDPTFQEELDGYLKDYVGRATPLTFAESYTEQLGGAKIYLKREDLNHTGAHKINNALGQALLAKRMGKKKLVAETGAGQHGVASATVAALFDMELVVFMGEEDIRRQALNVFRMELLGAKVVSVTEGQGTLSDAVNKALQYWVSHVDDTHYLLGSALGPDPFPTMVRDFQSVIGNEIKTQILEKEGRLPDAVVACVGGGSNAIGTFYPFVQDKDVKLYGVEAAGAGASTSKHALAIGKGSVGVLHGTKMYLLQDEEGQIGLAHSISAGLDYPGIGPEHCYYHDIGRAEYPNASDEEAMEALIRFTKAEGIIPAIESAHALSYVEKLAPKMDKDEIIVVTISGRGDKDMDTIRTYMQERGGDHE; the protein is encoded by the coding sequence ATGACGCATAATACAACACAACCTATTCAAACAGAAGCAGATGCACTTGGATTTTTCGGGAGTTACGGCGGCCGTTATGTTCCAGAAACATTAATGCCGGCTATTCAAGAACTTAGACAAGCTTACGAAGCAGCAAAAGAGGATCCGACTTTCCAAGAAGAGTTGGACGGTTATTTAAAAGATTATGTAGGGCGTGCAACACCATTAACTTTTGCTGAGTCTTATACAGAACAATTAGGCGGCGCAAAAATCTATTTAAAGCGTGAAGATTTAAACCATACAGGTGCACATAAAATCAACAACGCATTAGGCCAAGCGCTATTAGCCAAACGTATGGGCAAAAAGAAATTAGTTGCTGAAACAGGAGCTGGCCAACATGGTGTAGCCAGTGCAACAGTCGCAGCACTCTTCGATATGGAACTCGTTGTCTTTATGGGAGAAGAAGATATCAGAAGACAAGCTTTAAATGTCTTTAGAATGGAGTTGTTAGGCGCAAAAGTTGTATCCGTGACAGAAGGTCAAGGTACACTTTCTGATGCGGTTAACAAGGCGCTGCAATATTGGGTCAGTCATGTGGATGATACGCACTATTTATTGGGTTCAGCATTAGGTCCTGATCCATTCCCAACTATGGTACGTGATTTCCAAAGTGTTATCGGAAACGAAATTAAAACACAAATTTTAGAAAAAGAAGGGCGATTGCCTGATGCCGTTGTCGCATGTGTAGGCGGCGGTTCAAACGCAATTGGCACATTTTATCCATTTGTCCAAGATAAAGATGTGAAATTATATGGTGTTGAAGCTGCTGGTGCAGGAGCATCAACAAGCAAACATGCGTTAGCTATCGGTAAAGGTTCAGTCGGTGTATTGCATGGTACAAAAATGTATCTGCTTCAAGATGAAGAAGGGCAAATCGGTTTAGCACACTCTATTTCTGCAGGTTTGGATTATCCGGGTATCGGACCTGAACATTGCTACTATCATGATATTGGACGTGCAGAATATCCGAATGCTTCTGATGAAGAAGCGATGGAAGCTTTAATCCGCTTTACAAAAGCAGAAGGGATTATTCCAGCGATTGAAAGTGCACATGCCTTGAGTTATGTAGAAAAATTAGCACCTAAAATGGATAAAGACGAGATAATCGTTGTAACAATTTCAGGCCGCGGAGACAAAGATATGGATACAATCCGCACTTATATGCAAGAAAGAGGTGGAGACCATGAGTAA
- a CDS encoding phosphoribosylanthranilate isomerase, which yields MFLKYCGFQNQKDVEQAIKNDIDAIGFIHYLKSKRHQRISEIAQMTKIIPDSIHKAAVVVNPTKAIVSRLINETSIDTIQFHGHEDTALLRWCSTHYPNIQIYKALPADGKLADAIETYRLYTDLFIIDTPSIHYGGTGQTFDWNQLKQLPDVPYLVAGGMDLEKIQAFEQLGIKAAGYDIASGIEQAGQKDAQAMKTISNYIEERDKNDA from the coding sequence ATGTTCTTAAAGTACTGCGGATTTCAAAATCAAAAAGATGTTGAACAGGCGATAAAAAATGATATAGATGCAATCGGCTTTATTCATTATTTAAAAAGCAAACGTCATCAAAGAATCAGTGAAATTGCACAAATGACAAAAATCATACCTGATTCGATTCATAAAGCGGCAGTCGTTGTGAATCCGACAAAAGCCATTGTCTCGCGATTAATCAATGAAACCAGTATAGATACCATTCAATTTCACGGCCATGAAGATACTGCACTGTTGCGATGGTGCAGTACTCATTATCCTAACATCCAGATTTATAAGGCATTGCCGGCAGATGGAAAGTTAGCAGATGCGATTGAAACTTATCGGCTATATACTGATTTATTTATTATTGATACCCCTTCGATTCATTACGGCGGTACAGGTCAAACGTTCGATTGGAATCAATTGAAACAATTGCCGGATGTTCCTTACTTGGTTGCTGGCGGTATGGATTTAGAAAAGATTCAAGCATTCGAACAACTTGGAATCAAAGCAGCAGGATATGACATCGCAAGCGGAATTGAACAAGCTGGTCAAAAGGATGCACAAGCAATGAAAACAATATCAAATTATATTGAGGAGAGAGATAAAAATGACGCATAA
- a CDS encoding aminoacyltransferase produces MKFTNLTTAEFGEFTDKMTYSHFTQMVGNYELKVAEGTETHLVGVKDNDDNVIAACLLTAVPVMKFFKYFYSNRGPVIDYENKELVHYFFRELKKYVKQYNALYLRVDPYLPYQYRNHDGEITGNAGNDWIFDKMAQLGYEHQGFTTGFDPIIQIRFHSVLDLKDKTPQDVLKGMDSLRKRNTKKVKRNGVKVRFLGEDEMHIFRKFMEDTAEAKDFDDREDDFYYHRLKHYKDRVLVPLAYIDFEEYINELNSEEKNLEKEINKAEKDLNKNPDNQKAARKKENLEQQLKAHHQKVAEARDLQQKHGNELPISAGFFIINPFEVVYYAGGTSNEYRHFAGSYAVQWEMINYAIQHGINRYNFYGISGHFTEYAEDAGVVKFKKGFNADVIEYVGDFIAPINKPMYKLYTTLKKIKDR; encoded by the coding sequence ATGAAGTTTACCAATCTAACTACAGCTGAATTTGGAGAATTTACAGATAAAATGACTTATAGCCATTTTACACAAATGGTCGGCAATTATGAGTTAAAAGTTGCAGAAGGTACTGAAACACACTTAGTAGGTGTTAAAGATAATGATGACAATGTTATCGCAGCATGTTTACTCACAGCTGTGCCAGTGATGAAGTTCTTTAAATATTTCTATTCAAACCGCGGCCCGGTCATTGATTATGAAAATAAAGAATTAGTTCATTACTTCTTTAGAGAACTTAAAAAATATGTGAAACAATATAATGCGTTGTATTTGCGTGTCGATCCATATTTACCTTATCAATACCGCAATCATGATGGGGAAATTACAGGGAATGCAGGAAATGATTGGATTTTCGATAAAATGGCGCAACTCGGTTACGAACACCAAGGCTTTACAACAGGATTCGATCCGATCATTCAAATTCGTTTCCACTCAGTATTAGATTTAAAAGACAAAACACCGCAAGACGTATTAAAAGGCATGGACAGCTTGCGTAAGCGTAATACTAAAAAAGTAAAACGCAACGGTGTCAAAGTACGTTTCTTAGGGGAAGATGAAATGCATATTTTCCGTAAGTTTATGGAAGATACTGCAGAAGCGAAAGATTTCGATGATCGTGAAGATGACTTCTATTACCATCGTTTAAAACATTATAAAGACCGTGTGCTTGTACCGCTAGCTTATATTGATTTCGAGGAATATATTAATGAGTTGAATTCTGAAGAGAAGAATTTAGAAAAAGAAATCAATAAAGCGGAGAAAGATTTAAATAAAAATCCTGATAATCAAAAAGCAGCACGTAAAAAAGAAAACTTGGAACAACAGTTGAAAGCACATCATCAAAAAGTTGCTGAAGCACGCGACTTGCAGCAGAAACATGGTAATGAATTACCGATTTCAGCAGGCTTCTTTATTATCAATCCATTTGAAGTAGTGTATTACGCAGGCGGAACATCTAATGAATACCGTCATTTTGCAGGCAGCTATGCAGTGCAATGGGAAATGATTAATTATGCGATTCAACACGGTATCAACCGCTATAATTTCTACGGTATCAGCGGTCATTTCACAGAATATGCTGAAGATGCAGGAGTAGTTAAGTTCAAAAAAGGATTTAACGCAGATGTGATTGAGTATGTAGGAGACTTTATTGCACCTATTAATAAGCCAATGTACAAACTCTATACAACATTGAAGAAAATCAAAGATAGATAA
- a CDS encoding ABC transporter ATP-binding protein yields the protein MAEPLMEIKNLNITDNLQHTLINQLNLTVNEGQVNVLIGESGSGKSLTASTLIGQTPPNLHVSYDQFLFKGEPVTAFKHLLGHKIGYISQDYAHSFTQHTLLGKQLVAIYRTHYKVSKKEALSQIKKALSWVNLEHTEILSKYRFMLSGGQLERLYIASVLMLEPDFIIADEPVASLDVLNGQRIMKLIKHLAEEHDTTLLLITHNLTHVIQYADTINVIRNGTIIESGALKHFREGQTHPYTQQLLNARSRLVRKDEVHDQN from the coding sequence ATGGCTGAACCATTAATGGAAATTAAAAATTTGAATATCACCGACAACTTACAACACACATTGATTAATCAGTTAAATCTTACTGTCAATGAAGGGCAAGTGAATGTGTTGATTGGAGAAAGCGGTTCGGGTAAAAGTTTGACCGCAAGTACATTGATTGGTCAAACTCCACCGAATCTGCATGTCAGTTATGATCAGTTTCTATTTAAAGGCGAACCTGTCACTGCATTTAAACATTTATTAGGCCATAAAATCGGTTATATCTCACAAGATTACGCACACAGCTTTACACAACATACATTACTCGGCAAACAACTCGTCGCAATTTATCGCACGCATTATAAAGTCTCTAAAAAAGAAGCACTCAGTCAAATCAAAAAAGCGTTAAGCTGGGTCAATTTAGAGCATACAGAAATACTGTCAAAATACCGTTTTATGTTATCAGGCGGACAGCTGGAACGTCTATATATTGCCAGTGTCTTAATGTTAGAACCGGATTTTATTATTGCTGATGAACCTGTCGCATCACTAGATGTGTTGAATGGACAACGTATTATGAAGTTGATTAAACATCTGGCAGAGGAACACGATACCACGTTACTGTTGATTACACATAACTTAACCCATGTCATACAGTATGCGGATACTATTAATGTAATAAGAAACGGTACGATTATTGAAAGCGGTGCTTTGAAGCATTTCAGAGAAGGGCAGACACATCCTTATACACAACAACTATTAAATGCGAGAAGCCGTTTAGTCAGAAAGGATGAAGTGCATGATCAAAATTAA
- a CDS encoding aminoacyltransferase, translating into MKFTELTVKEYDNFVQNPSLESHYFQTKENIGTREADGFEVVLLGIKDTDNRVVVASLFSKIPTMGSYVYYSNRGPVMDYSDLGLVEFYLRELEKYLRQHQCLYVKIDPYWIYQIYDKDVNPLPDSTKNDAIVNLFKSHGYHHHGFTTKYDTSSQVRWMGVLDLKDETPASLKKQFDSQRKRNINKAINYGVKVRFLGEDELDKFLKLYRETEERAGFVSKTDEYFKNFIEHYGDKVLIPLAYIDLDEYITSLQESLNDKEGRRDQMMAKENKSDKQLKKISELDKQIEHDQKELLKASELRQTDGSVLDLAAGVYFANAYEVNYFSGGSSEKYNQYMGPYMMHWYMINYCFEHGYDRYNFYGLSGDFTEDSEDYGVYRFKRGFNVQIEELIGDFYKPIQKVKYWIFNTLNNIRQKVKK; encoded by the coding sequence ATGAAATTTACAGAGTTGACAGTTAAAGAATATGACAATTTTGTGCAGAATCCATCACTCGAAAGTCATTATTTCCAAACAAAGGAAAACATCGGAACTAGAGAGGCAGATGGTTTCGAAGTTGTGTTACTTGGAATTAAAGACACTGACAATCGTGTCGTAGTAGCAAGTTTATTTTCTAAAATTCCAACAATGGGTAGTTACGTATATTATTCCAACCGCGGACCTGTGATGGATTACAGTGATTTAGGTTTGGTTGAGTTTTACTTGCGCGAGTTAGAGAAGTACTTGCGCCAGCATCAATGCTTATACGTTAAAATAGACCCTTATTGGATTTATCAAATCTATGATAAAGATGTTAATCCGCTGCCGGACAGTACTAAAAATGATGCGATTGTGAACTTGTTCAAATCACATGGTTATCACCACCATGGCTTTACAACAAAATACGATACATCAAGCCAAGTACGTTGGATGGGGGTTTTAGACTTAAAAGATGAAACACCAGCATCGCTTAAGAAACAATTCGACAGCCAACGTAAACGTAACATTAATAAAGCTATTAATTATGGCGTTAAAGTGAGATTCTTAGGTGAAGACGAATTAGATAAATTCCTTAAACTTTACCGTGAAACAGAAGAGCGTGCAGGCTTTGTTTCTAAAACAGACGAGTACTTTAAAAACTTTATTGAACATTACGGTGATAAAGTACTTATTCCATTAGCTTATATTGATTTAGATGAGTATATTACATCATTACAAGAATCACTCAATGACAAAGAAGGTCGTCGTGATCAAATGATGGCGAAAGAAAATAAGTCAGATAAGCAATTGAAGAAAATCTCTGAGTTAGACAAACAAATCGAACATGACCAAAAAGAATTGCTTAAAGCAAGCGAATTACGTCAAACAGACGGCTCTGTATTAGACTTAGCTGCTGGGGTATACTTTGCGAATGCTTATGAAGTGAACTACTTCTCAGGCGGTTCTTCAGAGAAATATAACCAATACATGGGACCTTATATGATGCATTGGTATATGATTAATTACTGCTTCGAACATGGTTATGATCGTTATAACTTCTATGGTTTATCTGGAGACTTCACTGAAGATAGTGAAGACTATGGTGTATATCGTTTCAAACGCGGTTTCAATGTTCAAATCGAAGAATTAATCGGAGATTTCTATAAACCAATCCAAAAAGTAAAATACTGGATTTTCAATACATTGAATAATATCCGCCAAAAAGTAAAAAAATAG
- the trpA gene encoding tryptophan synthase subunit alpha encodes MSKLFIPYIMGNKDFIANLKVLQAEGADIVEIGLPFSDPVADGPTIMEAGQQAIKEGMSARKILKALTAHKEELTNSRYVLMTYYNVILHYGEAQFLQDCEAAGVYGLIIPDLPFELAEQFKQRFENRKVKIISLIAMTASNDRIQHIAEHAEGFIYTVTMNATTGDNGGFHPELKNKIALIKEQADVPVVAGFGIRTKAQVAEVAGFADGVVIGSEIVKRFAEDDIASIRQYLQGIRAALNESEEKAELK; translated from the coding sequence ATGAGTAAATTATTTATACCCTATATTATGGGAAACAAAGATTTCATAGCTAACTTAAAAGTTCTGCAAGCAGAAGGAGCGGATATTGTAGAAATCGGTCTGCCATTCTCTGATCCGGTCGCAGATGGTCCGACTATTATGGAAGCTGGGCAACAGGCAATCAAAGAAGGTATGAGTGCGCGTAAAATATTAAAAGCATTAACAGCACATAAAGAGGAATTGACTAATTCTCGTTATGTTTTAATGACATATTATAATGTTATTCTTCATTATGGAGAGGCACAATTTCTTCAAGACTGCGAAGCAGCAGGGGTTTATGGTTTAATCATACCAGATTTACCTTTTGAATTAGCTGAACAGTTTAAACAACGTTTTGAAAACCGAAAAGTAAAAATCATTTCACTTATAGCGATGACCGCTTCAAACGACCGTATTCAACACATCGCAGAACACGCAGAAGGATTCATTTACACTGTAACGATGAATGCGACAACAGGAGATAATGGCGGTTTCCATCCTGAGTTGAAAAATAAAATTGCATTAATTAAAGAACAAGCGGATGTCCCGGTAGTCGCAGGGTTCGGTATCAGAACCAAAGCACAGGTTGCTGAAGTTGCCGGATTTGCTGATGGTGTGGTCATCGGCAGTGAAATTGTGAAACGATTTGCCGAAGATGATATTGCATCGATTAGACAATATCTTCAAGGAATCAGAGCTGCACTTAATGAAAGTGAAGAGAAAGCCGAATTAAAATAA
- the nikA gene encoding nickel ABC transporter substrate-binding protein: MKKLFSSVAVGALLLSGCSNGGGHSASNTEQLNVELPLKTTTLAPYDTDVPVTVGAAETLFKTSAKGEIQPLLVKSYEQPSDDTLKLTLKDNIKFQNGHKLTGEAVKSSLEQGLKKSELLKATLPIKSIQAHGQEVTIQTKEAYPELVSELASPYTAIYDTKADTDIKQTPVGTGPYAIKDFKRTQQISLSQNKNYWHGKPKLKQIKVTFNEDGSARTDHVLSGRTDLTKDVPTDKINSVKKSDKAKLETASGYRTSFLLYNHTSKKMTKDVRAALDAVIDRKQITQKVAHNYAKPANGPFNTNLDFIQDQSVPSQDIEKAKKLMEKAGYSDKKPLTLRVSSYSGRPELTKILQVIQSDAKQAHINIKIQNVDDIEGFLQNKKDWDASMYSFGTYPRGDSGYFFNMAYKKDGAVNKGAYHNAQVDQLIEQLNHTVDKSERDRLTNEILKVSKQDIPNSYITYNDQISAMNQKVEHVKVSPEDIYLIDEKVDKQE; encoded by the coding sequence ATGAAAAAGTTATTTTCTTCAGTAGCCGTCGGCGCACTGCTGCTCTCAGGATGCAGCAACGGCGGAGGACATTCCGCTTCGAATACGGAACAATTAAATGTAGAACTTCCATTAAAAACTACTACACTCGCACCTTATGATACTGATGTTCCAGTTACAGTAGGGGCAGCTGAAACCTTATTTAAAACTTCAGCTAAAGGGGAAATCCAACCGCTTTTAGTAAAATCATATGAACAACCCTCTGATGACACATTGAAGTTGACTTTAAAAGATAATATTAAATTCCAAAATGGGCACAAGCTGACAGGGGAAGCTGTCAAAAGCAGCTTAGAACAAGGCTTGAAAAAGAGTGAGCTGCTGAAAGCGACATTGCCGATAAAATCTATTCAAGCTCATGGGCAAGAAGTTACAATTCAAACGAAAGAAGCTTATCCGGAACTTGTTTCAGAACTCGCAAGTCCCTATACAGCTATCTATGATACAAAAGCAGATACAGACATCAAACAAACGCCTGTAGGTACAGGTCCTTATGCCATTAAAGACTTTAAACGTACGCAGCAAATCAGCTTAAGTCAAAATAAAAATTACTGGCATGGCAAGCCGAAACTTAAGCAAATCAAAGTCACATTCAATGAAGACGGCAGTGCACGTACTGACCATGTATTATCTGGCAGAACAGATCTGACTAAAGATGTGCCTACAGATAAAATCAATTCTGTGAAAAAATCAGATAAAGCAAAACTTGAAACTGCATCCGGCTACAGAACTTCTTTCTTGCTTTATAACCATACAAGCAAGAAAATGACGAAAGACGTTCGAGCTGCACTTGATGCAGTGATTGACCGTAAACAAATCACTCAAAAGGTTGCACATAATTATGCCAAACCAGCAAATGGACCATTCAATACCAACTTAGACTTCATTCAAGACCAATCTGTACCATCGCAAGATATTGAAAAAGCTAAAAAATTAATGGAAAAAGCAGGCTACTCTGATAAAAAACCATTAACCTTGCGTGTATCATCCTATTCAGGACGTCCAGAATTAACAAAAATCCTGCAAGTGATTCAATCTGATGCAAAACAAGCACATATCAACATCAAGATACAAAACGTAGATGATATAGAAGGCTTCTTGCAAAACAAAAAAGACTGGGATGCTTCGATGTATAGTTTCGGCACATACCCACGAGGAGACAGCGGCTACTTCTTTAATATGGCCTACAAAAAAGACGGAGCTGTAAATAAAGGGGCTTACCATAACGCACAAGTAGATCAATTAATCGAACAGTTGAATCATACTGTAGATAAAAGTGAACGCGACCGTTTAACAAATGAAATACTGAAAGTCTCAAAACAAGATATTCCGAATAGTTATATCACTTATAACGACCAAATCAGCGCTATGAATCAAAAAGTCGAACATGTGAAAGTTTCACCAGAAGACATCTACTTAATAGATGAAAAGGTGGATAAGCAAGAATGA
- a CDS encoding ABC transporter ATP-binding protein — MIKIKHLSFAYDKQNVLHNISLNIQKGELIGVIGESGSGKSTLMNLILGDLRPDQGVIDVNTERVLPIFQQATQSFNPKLTLRTSLKEPLKYYAHAESSFDAIVLPLMKQLNLEQRLLERYPDQVSGGQLQRFNVLRTVMLQPDVLICDEITSSLDVVAEQKLISQLKAIHQQQQTTMVIISHDIAMLNQIADRMIVLQNGHIVDDFNTQDLFASTRHAYTKELIQAYDEN; from the coding sequence ATGATCAAAATTAAGCATCTAAGTTTTGCGTATGATAAACAAAATGTCTTGCACAATATCAGTTTAAATATTCAAAAGGGCGAACTAATCGGAGTAATTGGTGAATCAGGTTCAGGAAAATCCACATTAATGAATTTAATCCTTGGCGATTTGCGGCCTGATCAAGGCGTCATTGATGTGAATACTGAACGTGTTTTACCGATTTTCCAACAAGCCACACAAAGCTTCAATCCGAAGTTAACACTCAGAACATCATTGAAAGAACCTTTAAAATACTATGCACACGCTGAATCCTCCTTTGATGCGATAGTATTGCCGTTGATGAAACAATTAAATCTCGAACAAAGACTGTTAGAGCGTTATCCAGATCAAGTCAGCGGGGGACAATTACAGCGTTTTAACGTCCTTAGAACAGTTATGTTGCAGCCAGATGTATTGATTTGCGATGAAATTACATCGAGCTTAGATGTAGTTGCTGAACAAAAGCTCATTTCACAATTAAAAGCTATTCACCAGCAGCAGCAAACTACAATGGTGATTATTTCTCATGATATCGCCATGCTGAATCAGATTGCTGATCGCATGATTGTATTGCAAAATGGTCATATTGTAGATGATTTTAATACACAAGATTTATTTGCGTCAACACGTCATGCATATACAAAAGAACTTATCCAAGCTTATGATGAAAACTAA
- the nikC gene encoding nickel transporter permease encodes MKLTKKNSIFYVFGAYLILLIILQFTVTTNQALTVHLNEALEGPSLKHLLGTDDYGRDLFARLVIGARYTLAITLLTICMIVLIGVPLGLIAGYRKGWIDTIIMRIIDIGLGIPDFVLMIAFASFFKPSIWNLVIAITMINWMTYTRVTRAIVNTEMNKNYIKLARYFHTPSYIIIFKHLLPQVVPSLFVLMIVDIGKIILYISSLSFLGLGAQPPSPEWGAMLAAGRDFFTEHPIMLLAPAALISITILLFNLAGDALRDRIAERRDIHG; translated from the coding sequence ATGAAATTAACGAAAAAGAACAGCATCTTTTATGTTTTTGGCGCCTATTTAATATTGCTTATCATCTTGCAGTTTACTGTTACAACAAACCAAGCATTGACTGTACATTTAAATGAAGCTTTAGAAGGACCAAGTTTGAAGCACCTCTTAGGTACAGATGATTATGGCAGAGATTTATTTGCACGTCTTGTAATCGGTGCGCGCTATACATTGGCTATTACGTTACTTACAATTTGCATGATTGTACTTATCGGTGTCCCATTAGGTTTGATTGCCGGCTATCGCAAAGGCTGGATAGATACGATTATTATGCGCATCATCGATATTGGATTAGGTATACCTGACTTTGTGCTAATGATCGCATTTGCCAGTTTCTTTAAACCAAGTATTTGGAATTTGGTTATAGCAATCACTATGATTAATTGGATGACTTATACACGTGTTACACGTGCAATTGTCAATACTGAGATGAATAAGAACTATATCAAATTGGCGCGTTATTTCCATACGCCTAGTTATATCATTATTTTCAAACACTTGTTACCGCAAGTTGTGCCTTCATTATTTGTCTTAATGATAGTAGATATCGGTAAAATCATTCTCTATATTTCATCTTTATCATTCTTAGGTTTAGGTGCACAACCGCCTTCACCAGAATGGGGTGCTATGTTAGCTGCAGGCAGAGATTTCTTTACGGAACATCCGATTATGTTATTAGCACCTGCTGCACTGATTTCAATTACTATTTTATTATTCAATTTGGCAGGCGATGCATTACGTGACAGAATAGCAGAAAGAAGGGATATTCATGGCTGA
- a CDS encoding HdeD family acid-resistance protein: protein MSTNHIRWSSVIIGLLFSLIGILSVSFPMKNLAVITWLFGIFFIFNGIAELFFRRLTKSFVGVSSGWLMILGILNIIFGILFIVFTDVGQVAIVYMLAFWFIFASILGIFTVTPAEQTNNVYHFFSILVNIIGIIAGIILLFNPFIGAYIIAFFVGITFLLIGLNYIFDAFAH, encoded by the coding sequence TTGTCTACAAATCACATTAGATGGTCAAGTGTAATCATCGGCTTATTATTCTCATTAATTGGTATTTTAAGCGTAAGCTTCCCTATGAAAAATTTAGCAGTCATCACTTGGTTATTTGGTATTTTCTTCATTTTTAATGGGATTGCAGAATTATTCTTCAGACGTTTAACTAAATCCTTTGTTGGGGTTTCTAGCGGATGGTTAATGATACTTGGTATTCTAAATATTATTTTCGGTATTTTGTTCATAGTTTTTACTGATGTCGGCCAAGTCGCGATCGTGTACATGCTTGCATTCTGGTTTATCTTTGCTTCTATATTAGGTATCTTCACTGTGACACCGGCAGAGCAAACGAATAACGTATATCACTTTTTCTCAATACTCGTTAATATCATTGGTATTATCGCAGGTATCATCTTGCTGTTCAACCCATTCATAGGCGCTTATATCATCGCATTCTTTGTGGGTATCACTTTCCTCTTAATCGGACTGAACTATATCTTCGATGCATTTGCACACTAA